In the genome of Nevskiales bacterium, the window CGTGGCATCGACGCCCAGGTTGGCACTCATCACCGCATCCGCGATCGTGCCGGCATTCGGCGGGTTCTGAATCACCAGCCGGTCCGGGGAGGTGCCGGTGTCGATGCCATAGAGCGTCGTGGCATCGGCGCCGGCGAAGCTGTTGGTATAGGCCGAGGCGATCAGGGTCGCGGCGGGGTTGATGGCGCCATCGGTGCAGGTGACGCCGTCGTCCACGTTGATGCGCAGATTCTGCTCGGCATCGCTGACCACGCGCAGGCGATCCGGCACCGGATTGAAGTCGACGCCGAACAGCGTCCCGGCCAGTGCCATGAAACCGCCGCTGCAACCTGCCACCATCCCGGCCGGGGCGGCCAGCAGCGCGGACTGCAGCACCGCACCGGTCGCAGGATTCAGCCGATACACGCGGCCAGAGCTGCCCAGGGCATAAAGGTCGCCGGTGGCCGGACGGAAATCCAGCCCGCGGATCGCCTCACCGGCCTGCAAAGGCGCGATCGAGCCGATGGTCGTCACGCTGCCCGGCGTCAGCGGATCGAAGCGCACGAGCTGGTTGCCGCTGGTGCTGGCAAAGACCACCGGCGCGGCCGGCGGGGGAATGGCCAGGCCGCGCAGCGGTTCGCCGCCGCCGATGGTGCCGAGCACCGTCACGTTGCCGAAGCTCGGCGAACCGGCGCGCAGATTGGCGCGCAGCAGGGCGGCGGTACCGTTGACCGTCACCGCCACCAGGGCGGTGCCGTCCACCGCGTCGATGTCGAAGCTGGCGTCGGTGGCATTGACACCCAGGCTGGTCGCCGGGCTGGTATCGCCGACGGTGCCGGCATTCGGCGGGTTCTGGATCACGATGCGATCGGGGTTGCTGGCCAGGTCCACCGCGTACAGCGTGGTGCTGCCGCTCACGCCCGCGCCGCCGAAGCTATTGGTGTAGGCCGAGGCCAGCACGCTGCTGCTGGCAGGATTGATCGCGCCGTCATTGCAGGTCACCCCGTTATCCACATTGATGCGCAG includes:
- a CDS encoding DUF4394 domain-containing protein; the encoded protein is MRLESAYRVGCAALLLGLLAACGGDSDDDDGGGGPGAVFGLTASNRLVSFDPSAPTVFRSGVALSGVTGDIVGMDFRPANGLLYLLANDGGTGRLYTVNTSSGAATLVSTLAAPAMGDMSCPSGYTGLQGGAFGVDFNPVPDRLRVVSNTGQNLRINVDNGVTCNDGAINPASSSVLASAYTNSFGGAGVSGSTTLYAVDLASNPDRIVIQNPPNAGTVGDTSPATSLGVNATDASFDIDAVDGTALVAVTVNGTAALLRANLRAGSPSFGNVTVLGTIGGGEPLRGLAIPPPAAPVVFASTSGNQLVRFDPLTPGSVTTIGSIAPLQAGEAIRGLDFRPATGDLYALGSSGRVYRLNPATGAVLQSALLAAPAGMVAGCSGGFMALAGTLFGVDFNPVPDRLRVVSDAEQNLRINVDDGVTCTDGAINPAATLIASAYTNSFAGADATTLYGIDTGTSPDRLVIQNPPNAGTIADAVMSANLGVDATDAAFDIAGGHNGLVLAALNLGSGSNLYRVNLATGTATQIGTTPIGGSTTPLAITGLAIRLGE